GATTACAAAAGTAATCGAGCAGGCAAAAGCAAGAGCTAAAGATCAAACTAAGTTTACCGTGATCATCAAGCCCACTGACGATGCCGTATATAAGAACTTTGTAGACATTCTCGACGAGATGGCCATCACCAAGAATGAGATTTATGGTATTACCGATATTAAATCTTGGGAAAAGGCTATCTATGACAGAAAAGTAGGTGGTTCTGCTCCGGCAGCACCGGCCGCGGATACAAATTAATATTTAAAGAAAGAATAATGGCAGATAATAACACATACAACAGTAATCTAGGTTTAGATGATATTGTATTTGAAAACCGAAATAAAGCCTACGGAGCCTACGACCTGCGTACCAGTTACCGGCCTATGCTTACCAAAGCTTTTATATTTGGAACCATTCTGTTTCTGGTGGCCGCCATCACACCTTTTGTTGTCATGAAGATCAAGGCGATGAACCAAAAGGAAACTACCGAAGTAAATGCCAATTTAATTGACATCCTTCCGGAAGAAGAGGCGATCATTGAAGAACCAGAAGAAGAACTTCCACCGCCGCCACCACCGCCAAAAGAGGAGGTACAGCAAGAAGTGATTCAGAACGTAGTACCAGAGCCGGTAAAAGCGCCGAAAGTGGAAACTCCACCGCCGCCAATTACCAAACAGCTTGAGACTACTACCGGTCTGGTAGCGCAGGAAGGTGTGAAGACCCCGTCTTACACCCCACCGCCACCACCACCAGGGCCAAGTAAATCTACTACTGTTGAAGTGAAGCCTCAGGTTTCTGAGACTCAGGTTTATACGGAGGTAGAGCAGTTGGCTGAGTTCCCAGGAGGTATCAACTCCTTTAGAAGTAAAGTACAGAACAGTTTCGATACTTCAGTGATGGAAGGTGATGAAGGAACTGTAAGAACTGAAATTACTTTCGTAGTAGAACGTGACGGCAGCATCACTGATGTGAAAGCCAATGGCCCTAATAAAGATTTCAACGCTGAGGCGATCCGCACAGTAAAATCTGTTAGGAACAAATGGGCACCGGCAAAAATTAACGGCCAGTCTGTTCGATATCGTTACAGATTACCGCTTACGATGCAGTTCGAGTAAGTTTCTTAAGAAAGTTTAACATTATAAAAGAGAAGCCAATCGCTTCTCTTTTTTATTTTTTTGTATTTTTGCTTATGATATTCAATTGGCTTTCCATAATTACCGGGATTTTTTACATAATTTTAGGAATTGTGGTCATCATTTATAAATTTTTTATCATCTTTTTAGAACCTCTTATCGCCTATTCTTTAGGTTCGCTCCTGATGCTTTACGGCCTGTTTCGGATCGGGCGTGCAATCTATAGAATACGACAGCACAATAATGAAATTTAAATCAGTTTTAATCATATTCAGTCTTTTTGCACTGTTATTATCCTGTAAAAAATCGGACCGTGTAGTAGATGACCCCCAGCAGGGCGAAATCACGATCGCGGCAGATGAGTCTTTTCAAAGTGTTGCCGAAGCGCTGACCAGCCGGTATATGGCATTGAACCCACAGACCAGGATTAATCTTGTTATTAAGAAAGAAGATCTTGCTTTTTTGGATCTTCTGGAAAATAAAGTTCGGGTGATAGTCATGTCGCGGGAACTAAGTGATAGCGAAAAAGCAGCCTATAAATCGAAAATTGATATGGATCTGTTGCCTGCTAAGTTCGCGGCCGATGCAGTCGTGTTTGTAGTTTCTAAAGATACCCCACGCGAGTCCATTTCGATGGAGGAACTTAAAAGCGAACTCAGTTCTGAAGACAAAAATGTTATTTTCGACGGAACCAATTCGAGTAATTTGAATTTCGTTGCTCAGAAATTTGGGGTTAAGCCTGCTGATCTTAAATTTTCAATCATTAGTGGTAATAAAAACATCATTAGTGAAATTAATAAGCAGCCTGGCAAAATCGGGGTGGTAAGTTTGAATACACTCAGCCGGCCGTATGATAAAAATTCTGAAGAACTTCGTAATTCGGTGAAGATTTTATCGGTGAATGACGGTAAAAGCAGTTACTTACCAGAAATTTCTTCCATCCGGAATATGAAATACCCATTTACGCGCGTTCTATACTTTATAACTAATGAAGGTTATTATGGTTTAGGTAACGGGCTGATTCGGTTTTCATGCCAACAACTCGGCCAGATTGTGGTACAGAAAGAAGGCCTTCAGCCTTATAATATCTTCCCCAGAGAAGTTCAAATGAAATAACTATTTTTACCTGAACTATTATATGATGTTTTGGTATAATAGTTGGGAAATTATGTGTAAACTTTTAACAAATTAATCAAATATAAAAATGAATTTAACAAGAAAAGTAGCGTTAGGTATAGCAGCTGGATTTTTTTCTCACTTCGGCTTCGCACAGACTCTTCAGGAGGGTGTAGCGAACGCTGACAGTCATAAATATGCAAAGGCAAAATCTGTATTTACAGAGATGATCGCAAAATCTCCGTCAGCAGAAAATTATTTCTATTTAGGTAATTCTTATTTGATGCAGTTCGAACCAAATTTCGATCTTGCACAGGAAAATTTTAATAAAGGTCTTGCAGCAGATAAGAAAAGTTATCTGAACAGGATCGGTTTGGCTACCATCAAATTAGGTAAAGGTGATAAATCTGCTGTCACTGAAATACAGAATATCGTAAAAGAGACGAAAGATAAAGACCCAGAAGTGTTATACAGAGCCGCGGAAGCCCTTACACTCTTCGGTGGAGCCGCAACTGCTGATGCAGCAATCGATCTACTGAATAGAGCAGTGGAGAAATCACAGAAGAACGGTACCCCTGCTTACTATTATTACACCCTCGGTGATGCTTACCGTCTGAAATTGACAAACAGTCCACAGATTGCAGGTTCTGCGATGTCGGCTTATGACAAAGCGCTGCCCGTAGCGCAAAACAAAGCTTCAGTACACACGCGTATCGGGACTTTATGGATGCAGGCACAGCAATGGCAGCGTGCAAAAGAGAGCATCGACCGTGCCATCGCATCAGACCCTACTTATGCCCCGGCTTATAAAGCTAAGGCAGCTTATAGTATCAAATATCAGCAAAACGCTTTGGCGACACAAGATCTATTGAACTATGCAAAATATGCAGATGAAGATCCGGATACGCAACTAGAAATCTCTAAACTCTTCTTCACTAATGAAGACTACGCGAATTCAAAAACCTATTTGGATAAAGTATTTGATAAAGTAAACGATCCTATTAAGTATAAACTAAGAGCGTACTTATTATATGCAGATGGTGATTACACTGGAGCAAAATCAAGCATGGATCAGTTCGTATCAAAAGCCGAAAAATCCAGAGTACAGCCAGCTGACCAAGGACTTTTAGGTCTTATATCAGCAGGGTTGGCTGAAAAGGAAAGCGATGCTGCTAAGAAATCGTCCTTACTTGCAGATGCACAACAGAAAATTGCCATAGCGAAAAACGCAAAAGACGAAACCATGAACTGGGATTTGGAATTGGTTAAAATCAAAGGCGGTGGCGGTGTGACGCAAGCCTCTGTAGATGCAGGCCCTACCAATCCACAGATTGAGCAGCTGAAGAAAGAAGTGGCGATGAAGCCTCAAGATACCGATGCTTTATTCCGCTTAGCAAATGCCTATCAGGAAGCTCAAAACTGGAACGGTGCCATTTTGTCTTGGCAAAAAATGAGCGGTTTGCTTCCAGATTGGGCACCGGCTTATTACAGTCAGGGTTACGCTTACCAGCAGGCCGGTAATAATGAACTTGCGAAAAATGCTTACGAAAAGTTTATCGCAACAGTAAAGCCTGCTGAGGTGGAAGCTAATAAAGAAACACTTTCTTACGCATATTTTGCTATAGCTTATCTTATTAAAGACAGCGATGTATCCAAAGCCAAAGACTACGTAGCGAAATCAGTTCAGTTAAACCCTGGATATCAGGATGCGGTTAACCTCAATAAGAGTCTTAACAATTAATATATAACCATATCTCTTAATAACCACCTTTTCGGGTGGTTTTTTTGTTTTGAGGGATTGGTGGTTAATTTTTCGTGTTCTGGTTCAGGGAGTTGTGTTCTATGCGATAAAATAATGATTGGATGATTTGGAATGGGAGATAAATGGCGTATCTTTGCAGTCCCAAATGAGGGGAAGCGCAGTAGATGAATTATAGAGACCGG
This DNA window, taken from Chryseobacterium sp. 6424, encodes the following:
- a CDS encoding tetratricopeptide repeat protein — translated: MNLTRKVALGIAAGFFSHFGFAQTLQEGVANADSHKYAKAKSVFTEMIAKSPSAENYFYLGNSYLMQFEPNFDLAQENFNKGLAADKKSYLNRIGLATIKLGKGDKSAVTEIQNIVKETKDKDPEVLYRAAEALTLFGGAATADAAIDLLNRAVEKSQKNGTPAYYYYTLGDAYRLKLTNSPQIAGSAMSAYDKALPVAQNKASVHTRIGTLWMQAQQWQRAKESIDRAIASDPTYAPAYKAKAAYSIKYQQNALATQDLLNYAKYADEDPDTQLEISKLFFTNEDYANSKTYLDKVFDKVNDPIKYKLRAYLLYADGDYTGAKSSMDQFVSKAEKSRVQPADQGLLGLISAGLAEKESDAAKKSSLLADAQQKIAIAKNAKDETMNWDLELVKIKGGGGVTQASVDAGPTNPQIEQLKKEVAMKPQDTDALFRLANAYQEAQNWNGAILSWQKMSGLLPDWAPAYYSQGYAYQQAGNNELAKNAYEKFIATVKPAEVEANKETLSYAYFAIAYLIKDSDVSKAKDYVAKSVQLNPGYQDAVNLNKSLNN
- a CDS encoding PstS family phosphate ABC transporter substrate-binding protein, which translates into the protein MKFKSVLIIFSLFALLLSCKKSDRVVDDPQQGEITIAADESFQSVAEALTSRYMALNPQTRINLVIKKEDLAFLDLLENKVRVIVMSRELSDSEKAAYKSKIDMDLLPAKFAADAVVFVVSKDTPRESISMEELKSELSSEDKNVIFDGTNSSNLNFVAQKFGVKPADLKFSIISGNKNIISEINKQPGKIGVVSLNTLSRPYDKNSEELRNSVKILSVNDGKSSYLPEISSIRNMKYPFTRVLYFITNEGYYGLGNGLIRFSCQQLGQIVVQKEGLQPYNIFPREVQMK
- a CDS encoding energy transducer TonB, translating into MADNNTYNSNLGLDDIVFENRNKAYGAYDLRTSYRPMLTKAFIFGTILFLVAAITPFVVMKIKAMNQKETTEVNANLIDILPEEEAIIEEPEEELPPPPPPPKEEVQQEVIQNVVPEPVKAPKVETPPPPITKQLETTTGLVAQEGVKTPSYTPPPPPPGPSKSTTVEVKPQVSETQVYTEVEQLAEFPGGINSFRSKVQNSFDTSVMEGDEGTVRTEITFVVERDGSITDVKANGPNKDFNAEAIRTVKSVRNKWAPAKINGQSVRYRYRLPLTMQFE